The following are encoded in a window of Kitasatospora fiedleri genomic DNA:
- a CDS encoding NAD(P)-dependent oxidoreductase, producing the protein MARRLLAAGHAVRVWNRSPEPVAELVADGASAAGSLAEAFEAQVVVSMLADDRVVESLLLDEELLSGARAVTHANMATVSPALARRAAELHARHGLGYVAAPVLGRTDVAAAGNLNILAAGPSAELDRLAPLFEAMGRRTWPLGEDPAAANVAKVGANFLLVSAIEAFSEAAALAEANGLDPAALLDVLTNSLFPGPVYAGYGSMITRQTFEPAGFRLALGLKDVNLALDAGAASGVPLPLASLLRDSLLQAVAHGHGEQDLAAVSTTSRTRAGI; encoded by the coding sequence ATGGCCCGTCGGCTGCTGGCGGCCGGGCACGCGGTGCGGGTGTGGAACCGCTCGCCGGAGCCGGTGGCCGAGCTGGTCGCGGACGGGGCCTCGGCCGCCGGTTCGCTCGCCGAGGCGTTCGAGGCGCAGGTGGTGGTGTCCATGCTCGCGGACGACCGGGTGGTCGAAAGCCTGTTGCTGGACGAGGAGTTGCTGTCCGGCGCCCGGGCCGTCACGCACGCCAACATGGCCACCGTCTCGCCCGCGCTGGCCCGCCGGGCCGCCGAACTGCACGCCCGGCACGGCCTCGGGTACGTCGCGGCGCCGGTGCTGGGGCGGACGGACGTCGCGGCGGCCGGGAACCTGAACATCCTCGCGGCCGGCCCGTCCGCCGAACTCGACCGGCTGGCACCGCTGTTCGAGGCGATGGGACGCCGCACCTGGCCGCTCGGGGAGGACCCGGCGGCGGCCAACGTCGCGAAGGTCGGCGCCAACTTCCTGCTGGTGTCGGCGATCGAGGCGTTCTCGGAGGCCGCCGCACTCGCCGAGGCCAACGGGCTCGACCCGGCGGCGCTGCTCGACGTGCTCACCAACTCCCTCTTCCCCGGCCCGGTGTACGCCGGCTACGGGTCGATGATCACCCGGCAGACCTTCGAGCCTGCCGGGTTCCGCCTCGCCCTCGGCCTCAAGGACGTGAACCTCGCCCTGGACGCCGGAGCCGCCTCCGGAGTCCCGCTCCCGCTGGCCTCGCTGCTGCGCGACTCACTGCTCCAGGCGGTCGCCCACGGCCACGGCGAACAGGACCTCGCCGCGGTCTCCACCACCTCCCGCACCCGCGCCGGAATCTGA
- a CDS encoding PALP domain-containing protein, translated as MRKLSVLGTAAAGLAAVLALVAPASAAGPSSWVTVNSDATGDQDSSSIAADRLGDVAVVWEDDRDTTDPGDDAHSDVWVRMYRDGASAYETKLSAGGTAGTAWRHLQPDVGLDDRGDAVVVWAEDPDGNGLYNIVYRVLSPTGAVLGSGRVNANADGQQLHPRVAVDPDGAPGSTTAVAFSVVWEDVQGSAAATVKAAGFTGTTTKAYEVTVNATGGAHHNPDVATSASGDAVVVWDEDTDGNGYYQIGLVKLAKANGAVTLSRRSANSVADGQQQRPAVAADFNGDFVVAWESDHTGTRGVWARSFTATGTAGPAEVEISSGTGAGNPSVGIDDQRHAVVGWSVAGTDPAVRARGLNPDGTFTGRLPSQSVSKVTTGRQEQAAVASSPFGALAVSYTDDNDGNDFDQVLLSLGATNADW; from the coding sequence ACAGCGACGCCACCGGCGACCAGGACTCCTCCTCGATCGCGGCCGACCGCCTCGGCGACGTCGCGGTGGTCTGGGAGGACGACCGCGACACGACCGACCCGGGCGACGACGCGCACAGCGACGTATGGGTGCGGATGTACCGCGACGGCGCCTCCGCCTACGAGACGAAGCTCTCGGCCGGCGGCACGGCGGGCACCGCCTGGCGGCACCTCCAGCCCGACGTGGGACTCGACGACCGGGGCGACGCCGTCGTCGTGTGGGCGGAGGACCCGGACGGTAACGGGCTCTACAACATCGTCTACCGGGTGCTCTCCCCGACCGGCGCGGTCCTCGGCTCCGGCCGGGTCAACGCGAACGCCGACGGCCAGCAGCTCCACCCGCGCGTCGCGGTCGACCCGGACGGCGCGCCGGGCAGCACCACCGCGGTCGCGTTCTCGGTGGTCTGGGAGGACGTCCAGGGCAGCGCGGCGGCGACCGTGAAGGCGGCCGGGTTCACCGGGACCACCACCAAGGCGTACGAGGTGACGGTCAACGCCACCGGCGGCGCGCACCACAACCCCGACGTGGCGACCTCCGCCTCGGGCGACGCCGTCGTCGTCTGGGACGAGGACACCGACGGCAACGGCTACTACCAGATCGGCCTGGTGAAGCTGGCCAAGGCCAACGGGGCCGTCACGCTCAGCCGCCGCAGCGCCAACAGCGTCGCCGACGGGCAGCAGCAACGCCCGGCCGTGGCCGCCGACTTCAACGGCGACTTCGTCGTGGCCTGGGAGTCCGACCACACCGGCACCCGCGGCGTCTGGGCCCGGTCGTTCACCGCGACCGGCACCGCCGGCCCGGCCGAGGTCGAGATTTCCAGCGGCACCGGGGCCGGCAACCCCAGCGTCGGCATCGACGACCAGCGTCACGCCGTGGTCGGCTGGAGCGTCGCCGGCACCGACCCGGCGGTCCGGGCCCGGGGCCTCAACCCCGACGGCACCTTCACCGGCCGGCTGCCCTCCCAGTCCGTCAGCAAGGTCACGACCGGCCGGCAGGAGCAGGCCGCGGTGGCCTCCTCCCCGTTCGGCGCGCTCGCAGTGTCGTACACCGACGACAACGACGGCAACGACTTCGACCAGGTCCTGCTGAGCCTGGGAGCGACCAACGCCGACTGGTGA
- a CDS encoding GNAT family N-acetyltransferase has product MVADTVTVRTVHTADLDPETRRAARALLFEVFGADDMTEEDWTHCLGGLHVLAWEDGELIGHAAVVQRRLMNGDRILRTGYLEGVAVRRDRQRRGIGGKLMDEAERVVRAAHEIGALGASEEGVPFYLARGWRPWPGPTWALGPHGRQRTAEEDGGIYLLGGEGELDLDADLVCDWREGELW; this is encoded by the coding sequence ATGGTGGCGGACACGGTGACGGTGCGGACGGTGCACACGGCGGACCTCGACCCGGAGACCCGGCGGGCGGCCCGGGCCCTGCTGTTCGAGGTCTTCGGCGCGGACGACATGACCGAGGAGGACTGGACGCACTGCCTCGGCGGCCTGCACGTACTCGCCTGGGAGGACGGCGAGTTGATCGGACACGCGGCCGTGGTGCAGCGCCGCCTGATGAACGGTGACCGCATCCTGCGGACCGGCTACCTGGAAGGCGTGGCCGTTCGCCGGGACCGCCAACGTCGCGGCATCGGCGGGAAGTTGATGGACGAGGCGGAACGCGTCGTCCGGGCCGCCCACGAGATCGGCGCCCTCGGCGCCAGCGAGGAGGGCGTCCCGTTCTACCTCGCCCGCGGCTGGCGCCCCTGGCCCGGTCCCACCTGGGCCCTCGGCCCGCACGGGCGGCAGCGCACCGCCGAGGAGGACGGCGGGATCTACCTCCTGGGCGGCGAGGGGGAGTTGGACCTCGACGCCGACCTGGTCTGCGACTGGCGCGAGGGCGAGCTGTGGTGA